A region from the Oceanidesulfovibrio marinus genome encodes:
- a CDS encoding IS481 family transposase gives MTTKRKVARRKMSLLELATELGNVSKACKIMGYSRQQFYEIRRNYQTFGAEGLLDRLPGPRGPHPNRVDEAVEQAILDYCLAHPTYGPLRVAQQLVLQGVQVSSGGVRGVWSRHGLLTRHERLLRLEKSVRAQRLELSDEQIRVLERFSPEFRDRHIETRHTGDLVAVDTFFVGTLKGVGRVYLQSVIDCHSRYAWGRLYTTKLPVTAVHVLNEDVLPFFEEHAARISTILSDNGREFCGRPDRHPYELFLQLEGIEHRTTQVRRPQSNGFVERLHRTLLDEHFRIKGREKWYESVEEMQEDLDSYLNHYNRERTHQGRGMDGRVPYQAFLDGIVINEAEVEKEEAA, from the coding sequence ATGACCACGAAACGCAAAGTAGCACGAAGGAAGATGAGTCTGCTAGAGCTGGCTACCGAGCTGGGAAACGTCAGCAAAGCCTGCAAAATCATGGGCTATTCCAGGCAGCAATTCTACGAAATCCGGCGCAATTACCAGACCTTCGGCGCTGAAGGCCTGCTGGATCGTCTGCCCGGGCCGCGAGGCCCGCATCCCAACCGCGTTGACGAGGCTGTCGAGCAGGCAATCCTCGACTACTGCTTGGCCCACCCCACGTACGGCCCGCTCCGCGTCGCCCAACAGCTTGTCCTGCAGGGCGTTCAGGTCAGCTCCGGCGGCGTCCGCGGCGTCTGGAGCCGGCACGGCTTGCTCACCCGACACGAGCGACTGCTACGGCTGGAGAAGAGCGTGCGGGCGCAGCGCCTCGAACTCTCGGACGAGCAGATTCGCGTTCTGGAGCGCTTCAGCCCCGAGTTCCGCGACCGACACATCGAGACGCGCCACACCGGCGACCTCGTGGCCGTGGACACCTTCTTCGTGGGCACGCTCAAAGGCGTTGGACGCGTGTATTTACAGTCTGTTATCGACTGCCACAGCCGCTACGCCTGGGGCCGACTCTACACCACCAAGCTGCCGGTCACCGCGGTTCACGTGCTGAATGAAGACGTGCTGCCGTTCTTCGAGGAGCACGCCGCGCGCATCTCCACGATTCTGTCGGACAATGGTCGCGAGTTTTGCGGTCGACCGGACAGGCATCCGTACGAATTGTTCCTGCAATTAGAAGGTATTGAACATCGCACGACACAGGTTCGGAGGCCGCAAAGCAACGGTTTCGTGGAGCGGCTGCATCGGACGCTGCTCGACGAACATTTCCGCATCAAGGGCCGCGAGAAGTGGTACGAATCGGTGGAGGAAATGCAAGAGGATTTGGATAGTTACCTGAACCACTATAACCGGGAACGCACCCATCAGGGCCGCGGCATGGACGGCCGAGTGCCCTACCAAGCGTTCCTGGACGGCATCGTAATCAACGAAGCAGAGGTAGAAAAAGAAGAAGCAGCGTAG
- the ribB gene encoding 3,4-dihydroxy-2-butanone-4-phosphate synthase, translating into MNQSLLDRFGTPQQRIDNALANLAAGGGVLVVDDENRENEGDLIFPAETLTEPQMAMLIRECSGIVCLCLTDEKVRSLGLPMMVLDNQSPYQTAFTISIEASKGVTTGVSAADRVCTIHAAAADGALPEDIRSPGHVFPLRAKPGGVLERAGHTEATVDLMRLAGYSPCGVLCELTNPDGTMARLPEIMKFGEKHGLPVLTVQDIIAHRLARGGEATNALLKMHTAAA; encoded by the coding sequence ATGAATCAGTCGCTATTGGACCGTTTCGGCACCCCCCAGCAACGTATCGACAATGCCCTTGCCAACCTGGCGGCAGGCGGCGGCGTGCTCGTGGTGGACGACGAGAACCGCGAGAACGAGGGCGACCTCATCTTTCCGGCCGAAACACTCACCGAACCCCAAATGGCCATGCTCATCCGCGAGTGCAGCGGCATTGTCTGCCTCTGCCTGACGGACGAGAAGGTCCGGTCCCTGGGCCTGCCCATGATGGTCCTGGACAACCAGAGCCCCTACCAGACCGCCTTCACCATAAGCATCGAGGCATCCAAGGGCGTAACTACCGGCGTCTCCGCCGCGGACCGGGTTTGCACCATCCACGCGGCCGCAGCAGACGGCGCCCTGCCGGAGGACATCCGCAGCCCGGGCCACGTCTTTCCTCTGCGCGCCAAGCCCGGCGGCGTGCTGGAACGGGCCGGCCATACCGAGGCCACCGTGGACCTGATGCGCCTGGCCGGCTACTCCCCCTGCGGCGTGCTCTGCGAGCTGACCAACCCGGACGGCACTATGGCGCGGCTGCCTGAGATCATGAAGTTCGGCGAGAAGCACGGCCTGCCGGTGCTCACCGTACAGGACATCATTGCCCACAGACTGGCACGCGGTGGCGAGGCGACGAACGCCCTCCTCAAGATGCACACCGCTGCGGCGTAA
- a CDS encoding AMP-binding protein has protein sequence MLLDTVHPSGKLKPGSYEEFLEQFSVTVPENFNFAYDFLDAEAAQDPTRPAMVHVDDAGNRRDLDLAFFSNESSRLAEGLAKRGIGPGDTVLIMLYRRVEWWITVLALHKLGAAAIPGPHLLTPKDIEFRVECAKAKAIICEDGLAAKADEARPNSPSLSLLVSVGEAEPPAGWTRYDDVRADGTDDFVYTRPDGRRPGGSDLLYIFFTSGTTGMPKMVTHTHTYPLGHLTTGMYWHDLRPGDLHLTLSDTGWGKSVWGKFYGQLLAGACIFTWDFRGKFTPDALLEILAAHKITSFCAPPTVYRFLVREEVTSYDLSSLRHCTTAGELLNSSVFESWKLSTGMDIYEGYGQTETCLQLVTFPFMEPKPGSIGKPAPGWDIVLLDDNCDPCPPGVEGEICIRLGEGRNLGLFTGYLNEPEKTATVVHDGFYHTGDKAWADEDGYYWFMGRNDDLIKSSGYRIGPFEVETALVSHPAVVEAAVTGVPDPVRGQAVKATLVLAQGYEPSEELTKDIQDHVKKVTAPYKYPRVVDYVDELPKTISGKIKRAEIRERDEQAG, from the coding sequence GTGCTGCTCGATACCGTGCACCCCTCCGGCAAGCTCAAGCCGGGCTCCTACGAGGAGTTTCTCGAACAATTCTCCGTCACCGTCCCTGAGAACTTCAACTTCGCCTACGACTTTCTGGACGCCGAAGCCGCCCAGGACCCCACCCGGCCGGCCATGGTCCACGTGGATGACGCCGGCAACCGCCGCGACCTGGACCTCGCCTTCTTCAGCAACGAGTCCTCCCGCCTGGCCGAGGGCCTGGCCAAGCGTGGCATCGGCCCCGGCGACACCGTGTTGATCATGCTCTACCGCCGCGTGGAGTGGTGGATCACCGTGCTGGCCCTGCACAAGCTGGGCGCCGCGGCCATTCCCGGCCCCCATCTGCTCACGCCCAAGGACATCGAGTTCCGCGTGGAGTGCGCCAAGGCCAAGGCCATCATCTGCGAGGACGGTCTGGCGGCCAAGGCGGACGAGGCCCGGCCCAACAGCCCATCCCTCTCCCTACTGGTGAGCGTGGGCGAGGCCGAGCCCCCGGCGGGCTGGACCCGCTACGACGATGTCCGCGCCGACGGCACGGACGACTTCGTGTACACCCGGCCGGACGGCCGGCGGCCCGGCGGTTCCGACCTGCTCTACATCTTCTTCACCTCCGGCACCACGGGCATGCCCAAGATGGTGACCCACACGCACACCTATCCCCTGGGCCACCTCACCACCGGCATGTACTGGCACGATCTCAGGCCCGGCGACCTGCACCTGACCCTGTCCGACACGGGCTGGGGCAAGTCCGTGTGGGGCAAGTTCTACGGCCAGCTCCTGGCCGGCGCCTGCATCTTCACCTGGGACTTCCGCGGCAAGTTCACCCCGGACGCGCTGCTGGAGATCCTGGCTGCGCACAAGATCACCTCGTTCTGCGCGCCGCCCACGGTGTACCGCTTCCTCGTGCGCGAGGAGGTCACCAGCTACGACCTCTCGTCCCTGCGCCACTGCACCACGGCCGGCGAGCTGCTGAACTCCAGCGTGTTCGAGTCCTGGAAGCTGTCCACAGGCATGGACATCTACGAGGGCTACGGCCAGACCGAAACCTGTCTCCAGCTCGTGACTTTCCCCTTCATGGAGCCCAAGCCCGGCTCCATCGGCAAGCCGGCCCCGGGCTGGGATATCGTGCTGCTGGACGACAACTGCGACCCCTGCCCCCCCGGCGTGGAAGGCGAGATCTGCATCCGCCTGGGCGAGGGCAGAAACCTCGGCCTGTTCACCGGCTACCTGAACGAGCCGGAAAAGACCGCGACCGTGGTGCACGACGGCTTCTACCACACGGGCGACAAGGCCTGGGCCGACGAGGACGGCTACTACTGGTTCATGGGCCGCAACGACGACCTCATCAAAAGCTCGGGCTACCGCATCGGGCCGTTCGAGGTGGAGACGGCGCTGGTCTCCCACCCGGCCGTTGTTGAGGCTGCGGTGACAGGCGTGCCGGACCCGGTGCGCGGCCAGGCCGTGAAGGCCACACTGGTCCTCGCCCAGGGCTACGAGCCCTCGGAGGAGCTGACCAAGGACATCCAGGACCACGTAAAAAAGGTCACCGCGCCGTACAAGTACCCGCGCGTGGTGGACTACGTAGATGAGCTGCCCAAGACCATCAGCGGCAAGATCAAACGCGCCGAGATCCGCGAGCGGGACGAGCAGGCGGGCTGA
- a CDS encoding AMP-binding protein, whose product MTRPALREITLGQMLDEIIELYPDNDALVYVDRDFRLTYRQFGELVDTLAKGLMALGVEHGEKVAVWATNVPYWIALQFATAKIGAILLTVNTSYKRSELEYLLTHSECENLFIIDGYRDSDYVQILYDVAPELKHSQRESLKSPKLPHLKRVCFLGHAKHRGMYSLPEILGLARMVSDEEYQARQDACDPHDVVNMQYTSGTTGFPKGVMLTHYNIGNNGYWIGENQRFTEKDRLCLPVPLFHCFGCVLGVLAAVSHGSCLVVLEAFNPIQVMASVDQEKCTAVYGVPTMFIAVLEHKLFDRFDYSSLRTGIMAGSPCPVHVMRQVMEKMNMTEITICYGLTESSPVMTQTLPDDSVRHRVETVGRAMPEIEVRIVDPETNQEVPHGVQGEVCCRGYNSMKGYYNNPEATAKTIEETGWLHSGDLGVMDDDGYVTINGRLKDMIIRGGENIYPREIEEFLYTMEGVSDVQVAGVPSRKYGEEVGAFIIRKKGSDIEAEDVKDFCRGQIAWHKIPKYIAFVDSYPLTASGKVQKYKLREDAARLFPEAMK is encoded by the coding sequence ATGACCCGTCCCGCACTGCGCGAAATCACATTGGGGCAGATGCTCGACGAGATCATCGAGCTCTATCCTGACAACGACGCACTGGTGTACGTGGACCGCGACTTCCGGCTGACCTACCGTCAGTTCGGCGAGCTCGTGGACACGCTGGCCAAAGGGCTGATGGCCCTGGGCGTGGAGCACGGCGAGAAGGTGGCCGTCTGGGCCACCAACGTGCCGTACTGGATCGCCCTGCAGTTTGCCACGGCCAAGATCGGCGCCATCCTGCTCACCGTGAACACGAGCTACAAACGCTCCGAGCTGGAGTACCTGCTGACCCACTCGGAGTGCGAAAACCTCTTCATCATCGACGGGTACCGCGACTCCGACTACGTGCAGATCCTCTACGACGTGGCGCCGGAGCTCAAGCACTCCCAGCGCGAGTCGCTCAAAAGCCCCAAGCTGCCGCACCTCAAGCGCGTCTGCTTTCTTGGACACGCGAAGCACCGCGGCATGTACTCCCTGCCCGAGATCCTGGGCCTGGCGCGCATGGTCTCCGACGAGGAGTACCAGGCCAGGCAGGACGCCTGCGACCCGCACGACGTGGTCAACATGCAGTACACGTCCGGCACCACGGGCTTTCCCAAGGGCGTCATGCTTACCCACTACAACATTGGCAACAACGGCTACTGGATCGGCGAGAACCAGCGCTTTACCGAGAAGGACCGCCTCTGCCTGCCCGTGCCGCTGTTCCACTGCTTCGGCTGCGTGCTCGGCGTGCTTGCCGCAGTGAGCCACGGCAGCTGCCTCGTTGTGCTGGAGGCCTTCAACCCCATCCAGGTCATGGCCTCCGTGGACCAGGAAAAGTGCACCGCGGTTTACGGCGTGCCCACCATGTTCATCGCCGTGCTGGAGCACAAGCTCTTCGACCGCTTCGACTACTCCAGCCTGCGCACCGGCATCATGGCCGGATCGCCCTGCCCGGTGCACGTCATGCGCCAGGTCATGGAAAAGATGAACATGACCGAGATCACCATCTGCTACGGGCTGACCGAGTCCTCGCCGGTGATGACCCAGACCCTGCCGGACGACTCGGTACGCCACCGCGTGGAAACCGTGGGCCGCGCCATGCCCGAGATCGAAGTGCGCATCGTGGACCCGGAGACCAACCAGGAGGTCCCGCACGGCGTGCAGGGCGAGGTCTGCTGCCGGGGCTACAACAGCATGAAAGGCTACTACAACAACCCGGAAGCCACGGCCAAGACCATTGAGGAAACCGGTTGGCTCCACTCCGGCGACCTCGGCGTGATGGACGACGACGGCTACGTGACCATCAACGGCCGGCTCAAAGATATGATCATCCGCGGCGGCGAGAACATCTATCCCCGCGAGATCGAAGAGTTCCTCTATACCATGGAGGGCGTGAGCGACGTGCAGGTGGCTGGCGTGCCCAGCCGCAAGTACGGCGAGGAGGTCGGCGCCTTCATTATCCGCAAGAAAGGCTCGGATATTGAAGCCGAAGACGTTAAGGACTTCTGCCGCGGCCAGATCGCCTGGCACAAGATCCCCAAGTACATCGCCTTCGTGGACTCCTATCCGCTCACTGCCTCCGGCAAGGTGCAGAAGTACAAGCTGCGCGAAGACGCCGCCCGTCTGTTCCCGGAAGCCATGAAGTAG
- a CDS encoding YbhB/YbcL family Raf kinase inhibitor-like protein: MRAIITLILVICLAVPAWAGGFTLKSPDISEGQPLPNAQVLNNFGCTGENISPALEWSDPPEGAKSFAVTVFDPDAPRDGGWWHWVVFNIPATARSFPAGAGSGQGLPKGAVQARNDYGSTGYGGACPPPGPAHRYVFTVHALDMEKLDLAPDSSAAMVGFMMKDHTLAKASITTTYGR; this comes from the coding sequence ATGCGCGCAATCATCACGCTGATTCTGGTTATCTGCCTCGCCGTTCCGGCCTGGGCTGGCGGCTTCACCCTGAAAAGCCCGGACATCAGCGAGGGCCAGCCCCTGCCCAACGCCCAGGTGCTCAACAACTTCGGCTGCACGGGCGAGAACATCTCCCCGGCGCTGGAGTGGTCCGACCCACCGGAAGGCGCCAAGAGCTTTGCCGTTACGGTGTTCGATCCGGACGCGCCCAGGGACGGCGGCTGGTGGCACTGGGTGGTGTTCAATATCCCGGCCACGGCGCGCTCTTTCCCGGCCGGCGCCGGCAGCGGCCAGGGATTGCCCAAAGGCGCGGTGCAGGCGCGCAACGACTACGGCAGCACCGGATACGGCGGGGCCTGCCCGCCACCCGGCCCGGCGCACCGCTACGTCTTCACGGTTCACGCCCTGGACATGGAAAAGCTCGACCTCGCGCCTGACAGCTCGGCAGCCATGGTGGGCTTCATGATGAAGGACCACACCCTGGCCAAGGCGAGCATCACGACGACGTACGGAAGATGA
- a CDS encoding rhodanese-like domain-containing protein, whose translation MTHRAVLLILTLALVFGLAATATAADTVPRMDKDTLKSRLGDPNLTIFDVRSNSDWKGSEYKLPGARHLDPNAVDAAIGSLDPEAEYVLYCA comes from the coding sequence ATGACGCACCGCGCAGTTTTGCTGATCCTGACACTGGCCCTCGTCTTCGGCCTGGCCGCCACGGCGACCGCTGCAGACACAGTGCCCCGCATGGACAAGGACACCCTGAAGTCCAGGCTGGGCGACCCGAACCTGACCATCTTTGACGTCCGCTCCAACTCCGACTGGAAGGGCAGCGAGTACAAGCTTCCCGGCGCCAGGCATCTCGATCCCAACGCCGTGGACGCCGCCATCGGCTCGCTCGATCCCGAGGCCGAGTACGTTCTGTACTGCGCCTGA
- a CDS encoding helix-turn-helix domain-containing protein, with translation MPPDNHTREIAARLKGLRDALDFTIEDFAARAHVSVDEVRSYEEGDTEVPVSYLFEVAKAFDVDLTALLTGDNAHLRGYSLVRAGKGLSVDRRKAYKYKSLAYRFFRPSMEPFIVTVPFAEDAELSFNSHPGEEFIYMLEGRLEITLENDVLVMEPHDSLYFSSKTAHALRALDGQDATFLDVII, from the coding sequence GTGCCCCCGGACAACCATACCAGGGAGATCGCCGCGCGATTGAAGGGTCTGCGCGACGCCCTCGACTTCACCATTGAGGATTTTGCTGCCCGCGCCCATGTGAGCGTGGATGAAGTGCGTTCTTACGAGGAAGGCGACACCGAGGTCCCGGTCAGCTACCTGTTCGAGGTGGCCAAGGCGTTCGACGTGGACCTGACAGCCCTGCTCACGGGCGACAATGCCCACCTGCGCGGCTACAGCCTGGTCCGCGCTGGCAAGGGCCTGTCCGTGGACCGCCGCAAGGCATACAAGTACAAGTCCCTTGCCTACCGCTTCTTCCGGCCCTCCATGGAGCCCTTCATCGTCACCGTGCCCTTTGCCGAAGATGCCGAGCTGTCATTCAACAGCCACCCCGGCGAGGAGTTCATCTACATGCTCGAAGGCCGGCTCGAAATCACCCTGGAGAACGATGTCCTGGTCATGGAACCGCACGACAGCCTGTACTTCTCCTCGAAGACGGCACACGCCCTGCGCGCCCTGGACGGGCAGGACGCCACCTTCCTCGACGTCATCATATAA
- a CDS encoding XRE family transcriptional regulator has product MHPEKLGTRIRTYRENQELSRAELAQRAELDELFIAALEEDNIAPSLGPLIRVARALGVRLGTFMDDDACHDLCITRKAERQNLASIHTTTVSPTRNVKGKGLVFHSLGAAKTDRHMEPFFIEINPMDEPYAEGAEPLSSHEGEEFIAVLSGKVLFVHGKDRYLLEEGDSIYYNSIVPHYVGSGGSETATIHAVLYLPC; this is encoded by the coding sequence ATGCATCCAGAAAAGCTGGGAACGCGGATTCGTACGTATCGCGAGAATCAAGAACTGAGCCGCGCCGAGCTGGCGCAACGTGCGGAGCTCGACGAGCTGTTTATCGCCGCGCTTGAAGAGGACAACATCGCGCCTTCGCTGGGCCCGTTGATCCGCGTCGCACGGGCGCTCGGCGTACGCCTCGGCACATTCATGGACGACGACGCCTGCCATGACCTGTGCATTACCCGCAAGGCGGAGCGCCAGAACCTGGCCTCCATCCACACCACCACCGTATCCCCCACACGGAACGTCAAGGGCAAGGGGCTTGTGTTCCACTCCCTGGGCGCGGCCAAGACCGACCGCCATATGGAGCCGTTTTTCATCGAGATTAACCCCATGGACGAGCCCTACGCCGAGGGCGCCGAGCCCCTGTCCTCCCATGAGGGCGAGGAGTTCATCGCCGTGCTCTCGGGCAAAGTGCTCTTTGTCCACGGCAAGGACCGCTACCTGCTCGAAGAGGGCGACTCCATCTACTACAACTCCATCGTTCCCCACTACGTGGGCTCGGGCGGCAGCGAGACGGCGACCATCCACGCCGTGCTCTACCTGCCGTGCTAA
- a CDS encoding phosphoadenosine phosphosulfate reductase family protein, with protein sequence MTSRSQLPTKIETALALLESARARHHGSMAVAFSGGKDSLVALHLVRTMYGGSVPLPVLSIDTGVKFPEVTAFRDRLAADWGLDLRIVQDADWAAMAADGAMPSTNRLECCRVLKVAPLRAAITELGLTALISGIRRDEHETRAGETAVSPREHPPHERIHPLLDFSETDVWDYIRTFDLPYAPPYDQGYRSLSCIPCTTAPGKEGQAASERASRNPDKEAVMAQLRALGYF encoded by the coding sequence ATGACCTCCCGTTCCCAGCTTCCAACCAAGATCGAAACCGCTCTCGCGCTCCTCGAATCCGCGCGTGCACGCCACCACGGCTCCATGGCCGTGGCCTTCTCCGGCGGCAAGGACTCCCTCGTGGCCCTCCACCTGGTGCGCACCATGTACGGCGGCAGCGTGCCCCTGCCCGTGCTCTCCATCGACACCGGCGTCAAGTTTCCGGAGGTCACCGCCTTTCGCGACCGCCTGGCCGCCGACTGGGGCCTGGACCTGCGCATCGTGCAGGACGCCGACTGGGCCGCCATGGCCGCCGACGGCGCCATGCCCTCCACCAACCGGCTGGAATGCTGCCGCGTGCTCAAGGTGGCGCCCCTGCGCGCAGCCATCACCGAGCTCGGCCTCACCGCCCTGATCTCCGGCATCCGCCGGGACGAGCACGAAACCCGCGCCGGCGAAACAGCCGTCTCCCCGCGCGAGCACCCGCCCCACGAGCGCATCCACCCCCTGCTCGACTTCAGCGAAACCGATGTCTGGGACTACATCCGCACCTTCGACCTGCCCTACGCCCCGCCCTACGACCAGGGCTACCGTTCCCTGAGCTGCATCCCCTGCACCACAGCCCCTGGTAAAGAAGGACAGGCCGCCTCCGAACGCGCCAGCCGCAACCCCGACAAGGAAGCCGTCATGGCGCAGCTGCGGGCGCTGGGATACTTCTAA
- a CDS encoding response regulator, with protein MAQILVVDDEESIQETFSFFLRKASYDVTTVGSVKDASLALARKRFDIVITDILMPGDMGDTLIEHITAINEPPVVIMVTGKPDLEAMTEMMRRGAYDYLAKPVRKQTLLSTVSRALEHRRLALSAERLARENERYRKHLERLVEKRTQALDMTNRRLMREIEERMAAETLIERQRDLALALSRASTQDETLDAILDSVQALDGVDSSCIHVCVENREGNPLELFTSRNLSPEFSNYYHAITPALPMYHKLMTNQPIHSDEATDEMKAVLRSPNPELVAAYKNISIIPVRYNGKTIAALNAGSFDVIPDVSKRALEAVAECLGGVLNRVLICNVFDEYGVPAAGSTEDPDFSPLHSWGVWEWDPVSDTFFWSYALCRLLLVTNRTRLTPLADFLDHVQADQAALLRDMLHSMSQPGASPLDECSLTLRDNNGHAFPATFICRGPDAERPFCMGLIIPPDRGVRNSGLRITLLQDNA; from the coding sequence ATGGCACAGATACTCGTAGTGGACGACGAAGAGTCCATCCAAGAGACGTTTTCCTTTTTTCTGCGCAAGGCCTCGTACGACGTCACCACCGTGGGCTCGGTAAAGGACGCGTCCCTGGCCCTTGCCAGGAAGCGCTTCGACATCGTGATCACGGACATCCTCATGCCCGGCGACATGGGCGATACGCTCATCGAGCACATCACAGCCATCAACGAGCCGCCGGTGGTCATCATGGTCACGGGCAAGCCGGACCTGGAGGCCATGACCGAAATGATGCGCCGCGGCGCGTACGACTACCTGGCCAAGCCGGTGCGCAAGCAGACCCTACTCAGCACGGTGTCCCGCGCCCTGGAGCACAGGCGGCTGGCCCTTTCGGCCGAACGCCTGGCCCGCGAGAACGAACGCTACCGCAAGCATCTTGAACGCCTTGTGGAGAAGCGCACCCAGGCCCTGGATATGACCAACCGGCGGCTGATGCGCGAGATCGAGGAACGCATGGCCGCCGAGACGCTGATAGAGCGCCAGCGCGATCTGGCCCTGGCCCTGAGCCGCGCGTCCACACAGGACGAGACACTCGACGCCATCCTCGACTCGGTCCAGGCCCTTGATGGTGTCGATTCGAGCTGCATCCACGTCTGCGTGGAGAATCGCGAGGGAAACCCCCTGGAGCTCTTCACCTCCCGCAACCTGTCCCCGGAGTTCTCCAACTACTACCACGCAATCACACCAGCCCTCCCCATGTACCACAAGCTCATGACCAACCAGCCCATCCACTCCGACGAGGCGACCGACGAGATGAAGGCGGTCTTGCGGTCCCCCAACCCGGAGCTCGTGGCTGCATATAAGAACATTTCCATAATTCCGGTTCGTTACAACGGAAAAACCATCGCCGCCCTCAACGCCGGATCATTCGACGTCATCCCCGATGTCTCGAAGCGCGCCCTGGAGGCTGTTGCCGAGTGCCTGGGCGGCGTGCTCAACCGGGTCCTGATCTGCAACGTCTTTGACGAGTACGGCGTGCCGGCAGCCGGCAGCACCGAGGACCCCGATTTCTCGCCCCTGCATTCCTGGGGCGTATGGGAGTGGGACCCGGTCAGCGATACCTTCTTCTGGTCCTACGCGCTGTGCCGGCTGCTGCTCGTCACCAACCGCACGCGCCTCACGCCCCTCGCCGATTTCCTCGATCACGTGCAGGCCGACCAGGCCGCTCTCCTGCGCGACATGTTGCACAGCATGTCCCAACCGGGCGCCTCTCCCCTGGACGAATGCTCCCTGACACTGCGAGACAACAACGGCCACGCCTTTCCGGCCACGTTCATCTGCCGGGGCCCCGATGCCGAACGCCCCTTCTGCATGGGCCTGATCATCCCACCCGATCGCGGCGTACGCAACTCCGGCCTGCGCATCACCCTTCTCCAGGACAACGCATGA
- a CDS encoding methyl-accepting chemotaxis protein, producing the protein MACFTTVMDFTNIKLKEDHITAQNKAIARGVSEATNVSEDVSASAQQLTEQILRANQGADEQRSRTTEVATAVEEMNATILEVARNAGAASETAHSAQETAKVGADQVHDVIAVMDTVSAKAGDLKNEMNGLGTQAEGIGRIMVVINDIADQTNLLALNAAIEAARAGEAGRGFAVVADEVRKLAEKTMQATNEVNSYIGAIQDSARRNMTATEETTSVISKAATMSHEAGESLEKILRLVESTDDQIRSIASASEQQSAASEEINLSTGEINRIAVETVEAMAMASGGIDKIAQMAADLREFMRTMQEEAS; encoded by the coding sequence ATGGCGTGCTTCACAACGGTTATGGACTTCACCAACATCAAGCTGAAGGAAGACCACATTACGGCGCAGAACAAGGCAATTGCGCGCGGTGTTTCGGAAGCGACGAATGTGTCCGAGGATGTCTCGGCTTCGGCGCAGCAGCTGACCGAGCAGATACTCCGGGCGAACCAGGGCGCGGACGAGCAGCGGTCCCGCACCACCGAGGTGGCCACGGCCGTGGAGGAAATGAACGCAACCATCCTGGAGGTGGCGCGCAATGCCGGCGCTGCTTCGGAGACGGCCCACTCGGCCCAGGAGACAGCCAAGGTCGGCGCCGACCAGGTGCACGACGTCATCGCCGTGATGGACACGGTAAGCGCCAAGGCCGGCGACCTCAAAAACGAGATGAACGGCCTGGGCACACAGGCCGAGGGCATCGGCCGCATCATGGTGGTCATCAACGACATCGCCGACCAGACCAACCTGCTGGCGCTGAACGCGGCCATCGAGGCGGCGCGCGCAGGCGAGGCCGGCCGCGGCTTCGCCGTGGTGGCGGACGAGGTTCGCAAACTGGCCGAAAAGACCATGCAGGCCACCAACGAGGTGAACTCCTACATTGGAGCCATTCAGGACAGCGCCCGCAGGAACATGACCGCCACCGAGGAGACGACCTCCGTCATCTCCAAGGCCGCCACCATGTCCCACGAGGCCGGCGAGTCCCTGGAAAAGATTCTGCGCCTTGTGGAGAGCACGGATGACCAGATCCGCTCCATCGCCTCGGCCTCGGAGCAGCAATCCGCGGCCAGCGAGGAGATCAACCTCTCCACCGGAGAGATCAACCGCATCGCCGTCGAGACCGTGGAGGCCATGGCCATGGCCTCGGGAGGCATCGACAAGATTGCCCAGATGGCGGCAGATCTGCGCGAGTTCATGCGCACGATGCAGGAAGAGGCCTCGTAG